The window GCACAATATTGGCGACGCTGCCCCGTCTTCAGGGCATGCAGCCCATTTCCCTTTCCTCCCCGATGAGCGACCAGGACCGCGAGATCACCGCTACCGTCATGCGCGAGCGCAGCCGGCTGGGCGGCTTCATCCGGCGCCGGGTGGCCGACGCCGGCGAGGCCGAAGACATCCTGCAGGAAGTGTTCTACGAGTTCGTCCAGGCCTATCGCCTGCCCGAGCCGATCGAACAGGTCAGCGCCTGGCTGTTCCGGGTGGCGCGCAACCGCATCATCGACCGCTTCCGCAAGAAGAAGGAAGAGCCCTTGCCCGAAGCCCACGACATTGAACAGGTCGATGGCGCAGACGACGCCTGGCGGCTCGACCTGGCGCTGCCCGCCAGCGCTGACGGCCCCGAAGCGGCCTATGCCCGCGCCGCCCTGATCGACGCCTTGCAAGAGGCGCTGGGCGAATTGCCCGAGGCGCAACGCGAGGTCTTCATCGCGCATGAACTCGACGGGCTCAGTTTCAAGGAAATGGCGGCTGCCAGCGGCACCAGCTTGAATACCCTGCTGGCGCGCAAGCGCTATGCAGTGCTGCACCTGCGCGAGCGGCTGCAGGCGGTTTATGACGAATTGGAGATGTAATGGATCAGAACGCAATCCCCCAGCCCGACCCTCAACCCGGCTCCCCACCCGGCCCTGAGCGCAACCCCGGACGCCGCCACGGCCACCGTGGTCACCGTGGCCGCTGGGGGTTCAAGCTGGCCCTGTGCCTGTTGTGCGTACCGCTGCTGGGCGTGGTGGTGATGCTGCTGTGGAACTGGGTGATGCCGCCGATCTTCCCTGGCGTGGCCGAGATCGGCTTCTGGCGCGCCCTGGGCTTGCTGGTGCTATGCCGGATCCTGTTCGGCGGCTTTCGCGGGCGTCATGGCGGCTGGCGCGACAAGCGCCACTTCATGCGCGCCCGCTGGGAAGCCATGACACCCGAGGAACGCGAGCGCTGCCAACTGCGCAGCCGCATGTTCTGCCGCGACGAACGCAAATGAACAAGGCGGCCCGCTGCCCCTGAATGGCTCAGCCCAGGGCAGACGGCTGGGGCGCCGCATGCCAGTCATGCTCGCGCAGACCGATGGAGGTGAAGGGATCGACCAGGGTGCCCGCCACCATCCTGGCCAGCAGTTGCGGCGCCGGCGGCACCACTGACAAGCGCGCCGCCAACTGATCACGCACCCAGGGCAGCCAGACCGAATCGGATTGGTAGAACGGCGTGAACATGGCCGACATGGCCTGGAAGGTCCGCACATGGCGTCGCCGCGACGCGGCATAGCGCGGCAGGGCCTGCTCCAACGTCTCCGACTGCTGCAAGGCGTGGCTCAACGCCCGTGCATCGAGCAAGGCCATGTTGGCGCCCTGCCCCAGCTGCGGGCTGGTGGAATGGGCCGCATCGCCGATGATGGCCAGCCGCTCACCGTAAGGCAGCGGCAAGGTGTGATGGCCATACCGCGCCAGCGTCATCTGCTCGAAGCCATCGATCTGCGCCAGATAAGGCGCGCACTCCGGCCAGAGGGCATGCACCCCATCCTTCCAGGCTGACAGCCCCGCCTGCTTGAGCGACTCCACCCGATCCGGCCGCGTACTCCAGAAGAACGCCACCATGGGCTCATCCTGCGGCGTCGGGCGACCGATGGGCAGCACACCGATCATGGTGCTGGCGCGGCGATAGCGCTGCACCAGTGAATTGTGGCCGAAGGACAAGCCCGGCTGGGCCCGCAACGAGACCCAGAAAGCGCCATAGGGCAAGGGCCGCGGTTCGCAGCTGTGCAACGCATGGCGACGCAGCGGCGAGCGCGCACCACTGGCGTCGATGACCAAGTCGAAGCCGCCGATGCGGCGGCCATCGGCGGCCGTCAGGCAGGCCTGTGCGCCGGTGTGCTCCAGGTTGCCGATATCCTGCCCGGTCTCCACTTCGATACCCTCCTGCTGCGCCGCCTCCAGCAACACGCCGAACAAGGCGGCCCGATGCACGGCAATGCCGTAGCGGCCACCGGCAATGGCGTCGTAACGCACGTCCAGCACCGTCTTGCCCGAGAGCGCGTCAGCGCCGTAGAGGCGGTCGATGCGTTGGCCCAGCGCGGCGATGCGGGAGAACAATCCCAGGTCTTGCAGCACGGTCAGCCCGGTTGGCTGCAGGATCAGCCCGGAACCGACCGGTGCGGCCTGCAGGAAGCGCTCCAGCAAGCTGACCCGATGTCCGGCGCGCTTGAGATAGAGGGCCATGGCCAGCCCGGCTGGACCGGCGCCGGCAATGGCGACGTGCAAGGGTGTCATGCCGCCCCCGACGTCGGCTGCTGGCGCGTCCAGGCCGGCGCATCCTTGTCCAGGAAGGCGCGCAGGCCTTCACGTCCTTCGGCAGAGGCGCGCAGGTCGGCGATGACGCCGGCCGTGTATTCGGACAATTCAGGCGTGACCTGCAAGGGATTGGCCACCTGTACCAATTGCTTGGCCGCGCGCATGGCCTGCGGGCCATTGGCCAGCAAGGTATCGATCAGTTGCGCCGTCCTGGCATCGAGCTCATCGGGGGGCGCCACTTCATGCACCAGGCCCATGGCAGCCGCGCGCGCGGCCGGGAAGCGTTCTGCCGAGACGAAGTAGCGGCGCGCCTGCGACACACCCATCTTGGCGATCACATACGGGCTGATGGCTGCGGGCGCCAGGCCCAGCTTGACTTCGGAGAGCGCGAAGAAAGCCGCATCAGACGCCACCACGATATCGCAGCAGGACACCAGGCCCACGCCGCCGCCCATCACAGCGCCTTGCACCTTGGCCAAGGTGGGGGTCGGGAAGCTGTTGAGCGTTTCCATCAGCAGCGCCAGCTTGCGGGCGTCGCGCAGGTTGTCTTCACGCGAGGCATCGGCCATGCGGCGCATCCAGGCCAGGTCGGCGCCGGCGGAGAAGGATTTGCCGGTCGAGGCCAGCAGCAGGAGGCAAGTCCGGGTATCGTCGCGCGCCTGGGTGAGCAAGTCGATCAAGTGGGCGATCAGTTGGTCGTCGAAGGCGTTGTGGATCTCGGGGCGGTTCAGGGTGATCGTGGCCAGGCCACGGGGGGTGATGTCGAGGTGGGCTGCGCTGCTCATTTGTGCTCCTTGGTTGGCCTTGTTATGCCCTGATGGGGGCTGCGGCTGTGCAGGGAGGATAGCGTACTGGGGGAGATATAGAAAAGCCCGCTTGCGCGGGCTTCCGATCGGCTGGCTTGGCTTGGATTGCGTCATGCGCGCGCTCTACCGCCCTCTAACGCTCGCTGCGCAAGCGAGGGATTCGCCCACGTGCCGCAGGCCCGGTTTCGCTTGCAAGCGAAACCTTTCGAATCCCCCCGCGATGTGCTCAAGCACATCGCTAGGGGCCACCAAACAAAAAAGCCCGCTTGCGCGGGCTTCCGATCGGCTGGCTTGGCTTGGATTGCGTCATGCGCGCGCTCCACCACCCTCTAACGCTCGCTGCGCGAGCGAGGGATTCGCCCACGTGCCGCGGGCCCGGTTTCGCTTGCAAGCGAAACCTTTCGAATCCTCCCCGCGATGTGCTCAAGCACATCGCTAGGGGCCACCAAACAAAAAAGCCCGCTTGCGCGGGCTTTTTTATTTGGCGTCCCCTGGGGGATTCGAACCCCCGTACTCACCGTGAAAGGGTGATGTCCTAGGCCTCTAGACGAAGGGGACAAAACGGTCACAACTACAATATTCCTCGAATCAGCTCTTCCGCCAATTCACCCCCACATATCCATGCGGGTCGCTGGTGGAGGTAAGCGGGATCGAACCGCTGACCTCTTGCATGCCATGCAAGCGCTCTCCCAGCTGAGCTATACCCCCTGCGAAAGGAAAAGTCCCAAACTACGGACTATCCAACCTCAAGGTAGCCTGACCGGTCTGATCAGACTACTTACTACCTGGCGTCCCCTGGGGGATTCGAACCCCCGTACTCACCGTGAAAGGGTGATGTCCTAGGCCTCTAGACGAAGGGGACACTGTACCGCTACATACCTGCGCTGCCTGCTGGGTGACAGCGCAGATATCGAAATCTGGCGTCCCCTGGGGGATTCGAACCCCCGTACTCACCGTGAAAGGGTGATGTCCTAGGCCTCTAGACGAAGGGGACAAGCAGGTACTTCACATTACTTCTTGCTTCTACACTTCAAGCTTCGCCTGAAATATCACCGCCAAACATCTGCGGGTCGCTGGTGGAGGTAAGCGGGATCGAACCGCTGACCTCTTGCATGCCATGCAAGCGCTCTCCCAGCTGAGCTATACCCCCGTTGCGAAGAAGCGAGATTATGCAATACCTCTTTTCAAAAGACAACAGCTTTTTCAAAAATAATTTCTATTTTTTAAAGATAGCCAGACAAACGTGCCTGTACAGCCTCACGGCCGAACAATTGCAGCACGGCGTCAATCGCCGGGGTCTGTAATTGGCCCGCCACGATCAGGCGCAAGGGCATGGCCAGCTGCGGCATCTTGATGCCGTGCGCGGCCAGCACTTCCTTGATCATCGGGGCGATGGCTTCCTTGGTCCATTCCACGGTCGCCACGCGCTGGGCGAAGTCGGCCAGCGCCGGCTTGATGGCCTCAGTGATGTGCTGCGCCACCAGCGCTGCATCCGGGGCGGGCTGACGGTAGAACATCAGGGCCGCCGCGGCAATCTCGTTGACGGTGTTGGCGCGGTCCTTCAGCAGCGCAATCACGGCCGCCAGATCAGGCGCTCCTTCGAAAACCGCACCCTGCGCTTCCAGCAGGGGACGCACCAGGCCAGCCAGGCGGGCATTGTCGGCCAGCTTGATGTAGTGGTTGTTGAGCCAGTTCAGCTTTTCCGGGTTGAATTGCGCCGGGGCCTTGGTCAGGTGGTCCAGGTCGAACCATGCGCAGAACTGCTGCATCGAGAAGATCTCGTCGTCGCCATGGCTCCAGCCCAGGCGCGCCAGGTAGTTCAGCATGGCTTCGGGCAGGTAGCCCTGGGCCGGGTAATCCATCACGCTGACGGCGCCATGGCGCTTGGACAGCTTCTCGCCATCGGCGCCCAGGATCATCGGCACATGGCCATACTCGGGCAGCGTGCCACCCAGAGCCTTGAGGATGTTGATCTGGCGCGGCGTATTGTTCACATGGTCGTCGCCACGGATGACGTGGGTGATCTTCATGTCCCAGTCGTCCACCACCACGCAGAAGTTGTAGGTGGGGGTGCCGTCCGGACGGGCAATCACCAGGTCGTCCAGCTCGCGGTTGGAAATCGTGATGGGGCCCTTGACCACATCGTTCCAGCTCACCTCGCCATCCTGTGGATTCTTGAAACGCACCACCGGCTTGCGACCTTCCGGAATGGCCGGCAGGGTCTTGCCCGGTTCCGGACGCCAGGTGCCGTCGTAGCGCGGCTTCTCGCCGGCCGCACGCTGGCGCTCGCGCATGGCTTCCACTTCTTCCGGGGTGCAATAGCAGTAGTAGGCCGTGCCCTGCTCCAGCATCTGTGCGATCACCTCGCGATAGCGATCCATGCGCTTCATCTGGTAGAACGGACCTTCGTCATGCTCCAGCCCCAGCCACTGCATGCCCTCGATGATGGCCTGCACCGCTTCCGGGGTGGAACGCTCGACGTCGGTATCTTCGATGCGCAACACGAAGGTGCCGCCGAAGCGGCGGGCGTAGGCCCAGGAGAACAGCGCCGTGCGGGCGCCGCCCAGGTGCAGGTAGCCGGTGGGACTGGGAGCGAAACGGGTGCGAACTTGAGTGGCAGTCATGATAGCGAGTAAAAACCAGGCCGGCCCTGGGTTGCCAGGGCCGGCCATCGGTGAAGCGAAAGAATTCGGAAAGGCGTCATTTTAACGCCTTTGCAGGCCGGCACGCCATGCGGGCGTCCCGCCCCGGGGTGGCATCAGTCGTTCTGCACGACGATGCTGGGGAACTTGCTAGACATGTCACGCGCCTTCTCGGCCACCTTCACGGCGACCTTGCGGGCGATGGCCTTGTAGATCTCGGCCACCTTGCCCTCAGGATCGGCCACCACGGTGGGCTTGCCGGAATCGGTCTGTTGGCGGATTTCCATGGTCAGCGGCAAGGCGCCCAGGAAGTCCACGCCAAAGTCGGCGCACATCTTCTCGCCACCGCCCACGCCAAAGATGGGCTCGGCATGGCCGCAGTTGGAGCAGACGTGCATACTCATGTTTTCGACAATGCCCAGGATGGGAATGCCGACCTTCTCGAACATGCGCAAGCCCTTGCGCGCATCCAGCAGGGCAATATCCTGCGGGGTGGTCACGATGACCGCACCGGTCACCGGCACCTTCTGCGACAGGGTCAGCTGCACGTCGCCGGTGCCGGGCGGCATGTCGACGATCAGGTAATCCAGGTCGCGCCAGTTGGTCTGGTCCAGCAATTGCTGCAAGGCCTGGGTGACGATGGGGCCGCGCCAGACCATGGGTTCGTCGGGGTCGATCATGAAACCGATGGAGGACACCTGCAGGCCGTGATTCTCCAGCGGCTCCATGGTCTTGCCATCCTTGGTCTCGGGCTGGCCGGAGATGCCCATCATCATGGGCTGCGAGGGACCATAGATATCGGCATCCAGGATGCCTACCCGCGCCCCCTCGGCCGACAGCGCCAGCGCCAGGTTCACGGCGGTGGTGGACTTGCCCACACCGCCCTTGCCGGACGCCACGGCGATGATGTTCTTGACGTTGCTCTTGAGCTTGATGCCGCGCTGCACCGCATGCGCCACGATCTTGAAGTAGACGTTGGCTTCCACGGCAGTCACGCCCGGCAACTTGCCCAGCGCCTCTTCGACCAGTTGGCGGATCGGTGCGACCTGGCTGGCCGCCGGATAACCCAGCTCCACGTCCAGCAGCACGCGGGGGCCCTCGACGCGGATATTGCGGGCTTCCTTGCCACGGATCATGTCCTTGCCGGTATTGGGGTCGATCACCTGCAACAGGGCCGCCTTGATCTCTTCCACGGTAATGCTCATTGGTTCTCCTTGCTCAGAACCCGCAAGTCTAAACCAATCGCGCCCGGGCCGCCCTGTGCGCGGATCAAAGCCCCTCGCACCACCGGCCAGTTTCATTGCAATGGAGCAACTACTGCGCCCAAGGCCCGCTGGCTGATAGAATGCCCCTCTTTCATGGCAGTTTTCTTGCAGCTTTCTTGCTATTTCGGCGCGCACGCGCCTTAACCTACTTGCATCGTCCGTATCGCCAATGAGCACTTCCGCACCTCGCCAACTCTTCGTCACGACCGCACTCCCCTACGCCAACGGCGCTTTCCACATCGGCCACATCATGGAATACATCCAGGCCGATATCTGGGTCCGGTTCCAGCGAATGCAGGGCAATGAGGTGCATTTCGTGGGCGCAGACGATGCCCACGGCGCGCCCATCATGATCGCCGCCGAAAAGGCCGGCATCACGCCGCAGCAGTTCGTGGCCAACATCGCCGCGGGCCGCAAGCAATACCTGGACGGCTTCCATATCGCCTTCGACAACTGGAGCTCCACCGACAGCCCGGAGAACCACGAACTGTCGCAAGAGATCTACCGCGCCCTGCGCGATGAAGCCAAGCTGATCTCCACCAAGACCATCGACCAGTTCTATGATCCGGTGAAGAACATGTTCCTGCCGGACCGCTACATCAAGGGCGAATGCCCCAAGTGCGGCACCAAGGACCAATACGGCGACTCCTGCGAGAACTGCAGTGCGGTCTACTCGCCCACCGACCTGAAGAATCCGTACTCGACCCTGTCGGGCGCCACGCCCGTGATGAAGTCTTCCGAGCACTTCTTCTTCAAGCT is drawn from Herbaspirillum seropedicae and contains these coding sequences:
- a CDS encoding RNA polymerase sigma factor, yielding MQPISLSSPMSDQDREITATVMRERSRLGGFIRRRVADAGEAEDILQEVFYEFVQAYRLPEPIEQVSAWLFRVARNRIIDRFRKKKEEPLPEAHDIEQVDGADDAWRLDLALPASADGPEAAYARAALIDALQEALGELPEAQREVFIAHELDGLSFKEMAAASGTSLNTLLARKRYAVLHLRERLQAVYDELEM
- a CDS encoding FAD-dependent oxidoreductase — protein: MTPLHVAIAGAGPAGLAMALYLKRAGHRVSLLERFLQAAPVGSGLILQPTGLTVLQDLGLFSRIAALGQRIDRLYGADALSGKTVLDVRYDAIAGGRYGIAVHRAALFGVLLEAAQQEGIEVETGQDIGNLEHTGAQACLTAADGRRIGGFDLVIDASGARSPLRRHALHSCEPRPLPYGAFWVSLRAQPGLSFGHNSLVQRYRRASTMIGVLPIGRPTPQDEPMVAFFWSTRPDRVESLKQAGLSAWKDGVHALWPECAPYLAQIDGFEQMTLARYGHHTLPLPYGERLAIIGDAAHSTSPQLGQGANMALLDARALSHALQQSETLEQALPRYAASRRRHVRTFQAMSAMFTPFYQSDSVWLPWVRDQLAARLSVVPPAPQLLARMVAGTLVDPFTSIGLREHDWHAAPQPSALG
- a CDS encoding enoyl-CoA hydratase-related protein, with protein sequence MSSAAHLDITPRGLATITLNRPEIHNAFDDQLIAHLIDLLTQARDDTRTCLLLLASTGKSFSAGADLAWMRRMADASREDNLRDARKLALLMETLNSFPTPTLAKVQGAVMGGGVGLVSCCDIVVASDAAFFALSEVKLGLAPAAISPYVIAKMGVSQARRYFVSAERFPAARAAAMGLVHEVAPPDELDARTAQLIDTLLANGPQAMRAAKQLVQVANPLQVTPELSEYTAGVIADLRASAEGREGLRAFLDKDAPAWTRQQPTSGAA
- the gltX gene encoding glutamate--tRNA ligase, which produces MTATQVRTRFAPSPTGYLHLGGARTALFSWAYARRFGGTFVLRIEDTDVERSTPEAVQAIIEGMQWLGLEHDEGPFYQMKRMDRYREVIAQMLEQGTAYYCYCTPEEVEAMRERQRAAGEKPRYDGTWRPEPGKTLPAIPEGRKPVVRFKNPQDGEVSWNDVVKGPITISNRELDDLVIARPDGTPTYNFCVVVDDWDMKITHVIRGDDHVNNTPRQINILKALGGTLPEYGHVPMILGADGEKLSKRHGAVSVMDYPAQGYLPEAMLNYLARLGWSHGDDEIFSMQQFCAWFDLDHLTKAPAQFNPEKLNWLNNHYIKLADNARLAGLVRPLLEAQGAVFEGAPDLAAVIALLKDRANTVNEIAAAALMFYRQPAPDAALVAQHITEAIKPALADFAQRVATVEWTKEAIAPMIKEVLAAHGIKMPQLAMPLRLIVAGQLQTPAIDAVLQLFGREAVQARLSGYL
- the apbC gene encoding iron-sulfur cluster carrier protein ApbC, with the protein product MSITVEEIKAALLQVIDPNTGKDMIRGKEARNIRVEGPRVLLDVELGYPAASQVAPIRQLVEEALGKLPGVTAVEANVYFKIVAHAVQRGIKLKSNVKNIIAVASGKGGVGKSTTAVNLALALSAEGARVGILDADIYGPSQPMMMGISGQPETKDGKTMEPLENHGLQVSSIGFMIDPDEPMVWRGPIVTQALQQLLDQTNWRDLDYLIVDMPPGTGDVQLTLSQKVPVTGAVIVTTPQDIALLDARKGLRMFEKVGIPILGIVENMSMHVCSNCGHAEPIFGVGGGEKMCADFGVDFLGALPLTMEIRQQTDSGKPTVVADPEGKVAEIYKAIARKVAVKVAEKARDMSSKFPSIVVQND